One segment of Manihot esculenta cultivar AM560-2 chromosome 4, M.esculenta_v8, whole genome shotgun sequence DNA contains the following:
- the LOC122723562 gene encoding auxin-induced protein X10A-like, with the protein MSPAKVHQEASSSLIYTCVRFSHIPLASIYTHTSTFKPTPNSSPQEVITSSTCIPNFTFTFFIISAIFSSKRVKQIAMAIRFPAITHAKQLLHRSNMLQNQSASNFKDVPKGHLAVYVGEDQKKRFIVPVSLLNKPSFQELLRKAEEEFGFSHSMGAITIPCREDIFIDLTSRLNRS; encoded by the coding sequence ATGTCTCCTGCCAAAGTCCACCAAGAGGCCTCTTCATCACTCATATATACTTGTGTTAGATTTTCTCACATACCCCTGGCATctatatatacacatacatcCACATTCAAACCCACACCCAACTCAAGTCCTCAAGAAGTTATCACATCATCTACTTGCATACCAAACTTTACCTTCACCTTCTTTATCATTTCTGCTATTTTCAGCTCCAAGAGAGTTAAACAAATAGCAATGGCTATTCGCTTTCCTGCTATTACACATGCTAAGCAGCTTCTTCATCGATCAAACATGCTTCAAAATCAATCTGCTTCTAATTTTAAAGATGTTCCAAAAGGTCACTTGGCAGTATATGTTGGAGAAGACCAAAAGAAGAGATTCATAGTTCCAGTATCATTATTGAATAAGCCTTCATTTCAAGAATTGCTAAGGAAGGCTGAAGAAGAATTTGGGTTCAGTCATTCAATGGGCGCTATCACAATTCCCTGCAGAGAAGACATCTTCATTGATCTTACTTCACGTTTGAACAGATCATGA